From the genome of Pseudomonas sp. Teo4, one region includes:
- a CDS encoding MFS transporter: MAHSPALDQGTETTRNALYRRITLRLIPFIFICYLFNYLDRVNVGFAKLQMLDALKFSETVYGLGAGIFFIGYVLCGLPSNLALNRFGPRRWIAAMMIAWGSLSTCLLFVTTPTEFYTLRLLTGAAEAGFFPGVVLYLSRWFPADRRGRIMALFMSAIPVSGLLGGPFSGWILQHFAAGQHGLAGWQWMFLIQGLPTVVLGVLAIGLLSDGYQKAAWLSPAERQLIEADLKADAASKPATTGDSVLAVLTNPLIWTFGFVYFCIQSGVYAINFWLPSIIKNMGFDNPLLIGWLSAIPYLLAGVFMILCGRSADLRNERRWHLVVPMLMGAVGLLIAVNFAGNPTIAILGLSIATMGALTGLPMFWPMPTALLSASAAVAGLAIINSVGQMAGFLSPYLVGFIKDQTGSTDAALYSLAALIVLGSLVALRVSRAAALRVSEAN, from the coding sequence ATGGCACACAGCCCCGCCCTTGACCAAGGCACGGAAACCACCCGCAACGCGCTGTACCGGCGCATCACGCTGCGGTTGATTCCGTTCATTTTCATCTGCTACCTGTTCAACTACCTGGACCGCGTCAACGTCGGCTTCGCCAAGCTGCAGATGCTCGACGCGCTGAAATTCAGCGAAACCGTCTACGGCCTCGGCGCCGGTATCTTCTTCATCGGCTACGTACTCTGCGGCCTGCCCAGCAACCTGGCGCTGAACCGCTTTGGTCCAAGGCGCTGGATCGCGGCGATGATGATCGCCTGGGGCAGCCTCTCCACCTGCCTGCTGTTCGTCACCACGCCAACCGAGTTCTACACCCTGCGCCTGCTGACCGGCGCCGCCGAAGCGGGCTTCTTCCCAGGCGTGGTGCTGTACCTCTCGCGCTGGTTCCCGGCCGACCGCCGTGGCCGCATCATGGCGCTGTTCATGTCGGCGATTCCGGTTTCCGGCCTGCTGGGCGGGCCGTTCTCCGGTTGGATCCTTCAGCACTTCGCCGCGGGCCAACACGGCCTGGCCGGCTGGCAATGGATGTTCCTGATTCAGGGCCTGCCGACCGTGGTACTGGGCGTGCTCGCCATCGGCCTGCTCAGCGACGGCTACCAGAAAGCTGCCTGGCTGAGCCCAGCGGAGCGCCAACTGATCGAAGCCGACCTGAAGGCCGACGCTGCCAGCAAGCCAGCCACTACAGGTGACAGCGTGCTCGCGGTGCTGACCAACCCACTGATCTGGACCTTCGGTTTCGTCTACTTCTGCATCCAGAGCGGCGTTTACGCGATCAACTTCTGGCTACCGTCGATCATCAAGAACATGGGCTTCGACAACCCACTGCTGATTGGTTGGCTGAGCGCCATCCCTTACCTGCTGGCCGGTGTGTTCATGATCCTCTGCGGCCGTTCGGCGGACCTGCGCAACGAGCGCCGCTGGCACCTTGTGGTCCCGATGCTGATGGGCGCCGTTGGCCTGCTGATTGCCGTGAACTTCGCGGGTAACCCGACCATCGCCATCCTCGGTCTTTCGATCGCCACCATGGGCGCACTGACCGGCCTGCCGATGTTCTGGCCGATGCCGACCGCGTTGCTGAGCGCGAGCGCAGCGGTGGCGGGCCTGGCGATCATCAACTCGGTGGGCCAGATGGCCGGTTTCCTCAGCCCGTACCTGGTGGGCTTCATCAAGGACCAGACCGGCTCGACCGATGCCGCGTTGTATTCGCTGGCGGCGCTGATCGTGCTCGGTAGCCTGGTGGCCCTGCGTGTTTCGCGCGCTGCGGCGCTGCGCGTGTCCGAAGCCAATTGA
- a CDS encoding sugar diacid recognition domain-containing protein → MFELDHDLAQDIVDRAMAILPCNVNVMDSQGLILGSGEPERINTRHEGAQLVLANGRIVELDVDAAKCLKGVQPGVNLPLMLDGRLIGVLGLTGDPQQLRTYGELVRMTAEMLLAQRHLQVEQQWRRQRCDDLLALLLGGTGDSPRLLDEAQQLGLKPQLPRIPCLFELKSGPPSEALSAWLMSRYPESWCVSPARQSLLWCRPASLVLDETRLLERLQRHGWEVERLALGTAAQSLDQLRRGYRRVRDLLAYGREVLPTEQLLSLARFRLPALLWRHRNDDALDELLEPLQRIRAKDASGQLLATLRAWCAHDGQSQACADALGIHRNSLRYRLERIAELGEVDPLRLEGMLSLYLGLQLLPAD, encoded by the coding sequence ATGTTCGAACTGGACCATGACCTGGCTCAGGATATCGTCGACCGGGCGATGGCGATTTTGCCATGTAACGTCAACGTCATGGACAGCCAGGGGCTGATCCTGGGCAGCGGCGAACCGGAGCGCATCAACACTCGCCACGAGGGGGCGCAGTTGGTGTTGGCCAACGGCCGGATCGTCGAGCTGGACGTGGACGCGGCCAAATGCCTGAAGGGTGTACAGCCCGGCGTGAACCTGCCGTTGATGCTCGATGGGCGGCTGATCGGCGTGCTGGGGCTTACCGGTGACCCGCAGCAACTGCGCACTTACGGCGAGCTGGTGCGCATGACCGCTGAAATGCTGCTGGCCCAACGGCACCTGCAGGTGGAGCAGCAGTGGCGGCGCCAGCGCTGCGATGACCTGTTGGCACTGCTGCTGGGCGGCACCGGCGATTCGCCACGGCTGCTGGACGAGGCGCAACAGTTGGGGCTCAAGCCGCAACTGCCGCGCATCCCCTGCCTGTTCGAGCTCAAATCCGGGCCGCCCTCCGAGGCGCTCTCGGCCTGGCTGATGAGCCGCTACCCGGAGAGCTGGTGCGTAAGCCCTGCGCGCCAGTCCTTGTTGTGGTGCCGCCCCGCGAGCTTGGTGCTGGATGAAACCAGGCTGCTGGAGCGCTTGCAGCGCCATGGCTGGGAGGTCGAGCGGCTGGCGCTGGGCACTGCAGCACAAAGCCTGGACCAACTGCGCCGGGGCTACCGCCGCGTTCGCGATCTGCTGGCCTATGGGCGCGAGGTGTTGCCGACCGAGCAACTGCTGAGCCTGGCGCGTTTTCGCCTGCCAGCGCTGCTTTGGCGGCATCGCAATGACGATGCGCTGGATGAGCTGCTGGAACCCTTGCAGCGTATTCGCGCCAAGGATGCCAGTGGTCAACTGCTGGCCACCTTGCGGGCGTGGTGTGCACATGATGGGCAGAGCCAGGCCTGCGCCGATGCCCTGGGGATTCACCGCAACAGCCTGCGCTACCGGCTGGAGCGCATCGCCGAGCTGGGTGAGGTCGACCCGTTGCGTCTGGAAGGGATGCTCAGCCTGTACCTGGGGTTGCAGCTGTTGCCTGCGGATTAA